From candidate division WOR-3 bacterium, a single genomic window includes:
- a CDS encoding UPF0280 family protein: MKTNLYIPRSYRNCCLNKRFVRFEIRQKESDLFILAKSELTIQAHKTLSELRAQIESYIEIDKNFLTSLKPIEILDSAPEIVKEMARASKKFGVGPMASIAGVLSERVCRNLLQYSDEVIVENGGDIYIINKEPVTLAIYAGHSPLSMKIGIEIEAHPEGIAVATSSGTVGHSLSFGNADAVTVVSKNGSFADAAATAICNMVKTKDDIEKALNFANGHSEICGLVIIMEEQIGMVGKSIRLKIINDN; this comes from the coding sequence ATGAAAACGAATCTTTACATACCACGGTCATACCGTAATTGCTGTCTTAATAAACGTTTTGTAAGGTTTGAAATTAGGCAAAAGGAGAGTGATTTATTTATTCTTGCAAAAAGCGAGCTAACAATTCAGGCACATAAGACACTTTCTGAATTGCGTGCACAGATAGAATCATATATTGAAATAGATAAAAATTTTCTGACATCATTAAAACCAATTGAAATTCTTGATTCGGCCCCTGAAATAGTAAAAGAAATGGCAAGGGCTTCAAAAAAATTTGGTGTGGGACCAATGGCATCAATAGCAGGTGTGCTTAGTGAAAGGGTATGTAGAAACCTCCTACAATATTCAGATGAAGTCATTGTTGAAAATGGTGGTGATATTTATATCATAAATAAAGAGCCCGTAACACTTGCCATATACGCAGGTCATTCGCCTCTTTCAATGAAAATTGGAATTGAAATTGAAGCACATCCAGAAGGAATTGCAGTCGCCACTTCTTCAGGCACGGTCGGTCATTCATTGAGTTTTGGTAATGCGGATGCGGTAACGGTAGTATCAAAAAATGGTAGTTTTGCTGATGCGGCAGCGACCGCAATTTGTAATATGGTAAAAACCAAAGATGATATAGAAAAGGCACTGAATTTTGCAAATGGGCATTCAGAGATATGCGGGCTTGTTATAATAATGGAAGAACAAATAGGGATGGTGGGAAAAAGTATAAGGCTAAAGATTATTAACGATAATTAA
- a CDS encoding homocysteine biosynthesis protein has translation MQKTIDEINDKIKKGKAVVFTAEEIIDVVKEKGIKKAAKEVDVVTTGTFGPMCSSGAFINLGHTRPRMRITKAWLNDVEVFCGIAAVDLYIGATQIPDNDPANNEYPGKFKYGGGHLIEDLVTGKKIKIKALSYGTDCYPRKELKGEFTIKEINDAFLFNPRNCYQNYNVAVNLGKEKIHTYLGILKPNLGNANYCSAGQLSPLLNDPDYLTIGIGTRIFLGGGIGYIVWHGTQHDPSVPKNEKGIPTSGSGTIAVIGDLKQMKRDYLRGTSIIGYGVSLSVGIGIPIPILSQEILQHTCVTDSDIIAPIVDYSYDYPNLTGKIIGEIDYASLKTGKIKIGNKIVPTFPVSSYHMARKISRILKIWIKSGRFYLTNPVERLPNRESGIKFKPFRGKYK, from the coding sequence ATGCAAAAAACCATTGATGAGATAAATGATAAAATAAAAAAGGGAAAGGCAGTAGTATTTACTGCCGAAGAGATCATTGATGTAGTAAAAGAGAAAGGGATAAAAAAAGCTGCAAAAGAGGTTGATGTTGTTACTACAGGCACCTTTGGTCCAATGTGTTCTTCGGGTGCATTTATAAATCTCGGGCATACCAGACCGAGAATGAGAATAACCAAGGCATGGTTGAATGATGTTGAGGTATTCTGTGGGATTGCGGCAGTAGATTTATATATCGGTGCAACCCAGATACCTGATAATGACCCGGCAAATAATGAATATCCTGGCAAATTTAAATATGGGGGCGGCCATTTGATTGAGGACTTAGTTACTGGTAAGAAGATAAAGATAAAAGCACTATCTTATGGAACAGATTGTTATCCGAGAAAAGAATTAAAAGGCGAATTTACAATAAAAGAAATAAATGATGCGTTTCTTTTCAATCCCAGAAATTGCTACCAGAACTATAATGTTGCTGTCAATCTTGGTAAAGAGAAAATTCATACATATCTTGGAATATTAAAACCAAATTTAGGCAATGCTAATTACTGTTCTGCAGGTCAATTATCACCATTATTGAATGACCCTGATTACTTAACGATTGGTATTGGAACAAGGATATTTTTGGGAGGCGGGATAGGCTACATAGTCTGGCATGGAACACAGCATGACCCTTCAGTTCCAAAGAATGAAAAAGGTATCCCAACGAGTGGTTCGGGAACAATTGCAGTTATTGGAGACCTGAAACAAATGAAACGAGATTATCTCAGGGGAACATCAATAATCGGTTATGGTGTGAGTCTAAGCGTGGGTATTGGAATTCCTATTCCTATTCTTAGCCAGGAAATTTTACAGCACACCTGTGTTACAGATAGCGACATAATTGCACCAATTGTTGATTACTCTTATGATTATCCAAACCTCACGGGAAAGATAATCGGAGAAATAGACTATGCATCACTGAAAACCGGTAAGATTAAGATTGGTAATAAAATTGTTCCCACATTTCCAGTTTCAAGTTATCATATGGCAAGGAAAATAAGCAGGATTTTGAAGATATGGATAAAATCAGGCAGATTTTATTTAACCAATCCGGTTGAGAGATTGCCTAATAGGGAATCAGGGATAAAATTCAAGCCATTCAGAGGAAAATACAAATAA
- a CDS encoding nucleotide sugar dehydrogenase, which translates to MLKKLIVAKKAKVGIIGLGYVGLPLALELNNRGFTVIGVDIDKERVDKINKGISFIDDVPQGELSRFVKQKKLWATTDYKKLRGADIIIICVPTPVNVNKEPDLEPIINSSENISKILRKNQLVILKSTTFPETTEKIVLPILEKSGLKVGKDFYLAFCPERIDPGNKRFGVANTPTVVGGVTKKCTELATLFYKQFVNQVIPVSSARTAEMTKLLENTFRNVNIALVNEFAQLCERMGNINIWEVIEAAKTKPFGFMPFYPGPGVGGHCIPVDPYYLSYKAREYDFHTVFIELSARVNEEMPYFVVNKTIEELSKSGVCPAKARVLLLGMAFKKDISDLRDSPAIRVYQIIKDRVAKLEYNDPHVPYFELNGKKIRSVNLNYKKLEYYDAVVILTDHSIYDYERILKYSRLIIDTRNAIKKNYKKVKKLGCGSNCNF; encoded by the coding sequence ATGCTAAAAAAATTGATAGTTGCAAAAAAAGCAAAGGTAGGAATTATCGGACTTGGTTATGTAGGCTTGCCCCTTGCCCTTGAATTGAATAATCGGGGTTTCACTGTTATCGGTGTAGATATTGATAAAGAAAGGGTAGATAAAATAAATAAAGGCATTTCCTTTATTGACGATGTTCCGCAGGGCGAACTTTCAAGATTTGTAAAACAAAAAAAATTATGGGCAACGACTGATTACAAGAAACTTAGAGGTGCAGATATAATAATTATCTGTGTGCCAACACCGGTGAATGTAAATAAAGAACCTGATTTGGAACCGATAATAAACAGTTCGGAAAATATCTCAAAGATTCTGCGGAAGAATCAGCTTGTGATTCTAAAAAGCACAACCTTTCCAGAGACAACAGAAAAGATTGTTTTACCCATACTTGAAAAGAGTGGTTTGAAGGTTGGTAAAGATTTTTATCTTGCATTTTGTCCAGAGCGAATAGACCCGGGGAATAAAAGATTTGGCGTTGCCAATACACCGACGGTCGTGGGTGGAGTTACGAAAAAATGCACAGAATTGGCAACCCTATTTTATAAACAGTTCGTTAATCAAGTCATACCTGTGTCTTCGGCACGGACCGCGGAAATGACCAAACTACTTGAGAATACCTTTAGAAATGTTAATATTGCACTCGTGAATGAATTTGCCCAATTGTGTGAACGAATGGGAAATATCAACATCTGGGAAGTGATTGAAGCGGCGAAGACAAAGCCATTTGGATTTATGCCATTTTATCCCGGACCGGGTGTTGGTGGACATTGTATTCCCGTTGACCCTTATTATCTCTCTTATAAGGCAAGGGAATACGATTTTCATACGGTATTTATTGAACTCTCGGCAAGGGTAAATGAAGAGATGCCATATTTTGTAGTAAACAAGACAATTGAAGAATTGAGCAAATCAGGTGTTTGTCCTGCAAAGGCAAGGGTCCTCCTTTTGGGAATGGCATTTAAAAAAGACATTTCAGATTTGCGCGATTCACCAGCAATAAGGGTATATCAGATAATAAAAGATAGAGTAGCAAAATTAGAATATAATGACCCGCATGTGCCTTATTTTGAACTGAATGGCAAAAAAATCAGATCAGTAAATTTAAATTATAAGAAATTGGAGTATTATGATGCAGTCGTTATTCTTACTGACCATTCAATATATGACTATGAACGCATTCTGAAATATTCACGATTAATCATTGATACAAGGAATGCAATAAAAAAGAACTACAAAAAAGTCAAAAAATTAGGCTGCGGTTCAAATTGTAATTTTTGA
- a CDS encoding NIL domain-containing protein — protein sequence MQISKKVVLHFPENLVEKPITYELVKNYDIVFNILKAKIAIDGGEGLLLLELTGTEDNLNKSLKYLKELGVKTEPLTRDIIWSKEYCVMCGLCSSICPSHAFYIKTPEMKIEFEPEKCIGCEECLKVCPYNAVRLKLI from the coding sequence ATGCAAATTTCAAAAAAAGTTGTTTTACATTTCCCGGAGAATCTGGTTGAAAAACCTATCACCTATGAACTTGTGAAAAACTACGATATTGTGTTTAATATTCTAAAGGCAAAAATTGCTATTGATGGTGGCGAAGGGTTATTGCTATTAGAACTTACAGGAACAGAAGATAATTTAAATAAAAGTTTGAAATACCTAAAAGAGCTCGGTGTTAAGACAGAACCACTTACCAGGGATATCATATGGTCAAAGGAATATTGTGTAATGTGTGGATTATGCTCAAGCATCTGTCCGAGTCATGCATTCTATATAAAAACACCCGAAATGAAAATAGAATTTGAACCAGAAAAATGTATCGGTTGTGAAGAATGCCTTAAGGTATGCCCTTATAATGCTGTCAGATTGAAATTGATATAA